The following DNA comes from Rhodopirellula bahusiensis.
AGGGTGAAAGTATTGCGCGCAAAACAGCAAAGCAATGATCAATCCTGGGCCGACGGACGCCAAGACAATGGCCACAGGAAGTGACAATCGAATGAGTTTGAGCTTGGCAAAGATCAGCCAGATCGTCCCGCAATAGAGGCCACTGAGAATCCAGCTCATGATGATTCACCTTGTGATGAGTTGAAATCCAACCGGGCAATCCGTTCTCGTAGTGCATCAAGTCGACTGGCAAGATCATCATTCTCATCTGATGAATCTTGTTCGGGCGAGGATGGTTCGGGAGCGTTCAACTTCCGATACAGGTAAATCACGAAGACGCAACTCAGGAGGGCAGGGATCATGATTGATTTCCGCTTGAGGTTTGTTCCAGTGCATCCACCAGCGATTCAAGTTGTTGAACTTGCGCGGCGAGTTGTGCCGATTCGGTTGTGGCGTGGCCGGAAGACTCGTTCGGTTTTGGACTCATGTGCGCCCAAACCATTGCCAGCACCCAAACGATCCCAGTGGGCAGGCCAAGCCATCCGGCGATGTTGACGGCGTCGGAGAACGGATGCTGGCGGCGTTTCGCGATTTGGCCGGGAAGAGCCGCTAGGCCCACGGCGACCGCGATAATCAAAGCCGCAAAGACGAGCAGAAAGATCAATGAGATGATGCGAAGCGCCGGTCCGGCAGATTGCAATCCATATTCCATGTTTGGCTCGCGGTTAGAGAAGTAGCAAGACCTCGTTTGCGATAACACTCCGAGATCGCCGTGTCATCATACCGTTGGTTCTGATCCAGAACCAGCAAAGCTTGTCAGTCATAAGGTGGCCAGGAATGGTTCTGCGACGTTTTTTGGATCTGTTTTTGAACGAACACGCTCTCCAAAGTGTGTGGAGTTTTGATGAAGGGTCAGATGGCCGGCGAGGCAGCAGATCCCGCAGAATCGTTCAAGTTTGCCACCGTGTTTGTCGATTCATTCGAGGGACGCGAACCGCGGATAACGCCGTGTGGCTGGTGAAATCAACCGTCCGCTGGGGACCAAGCGGCTGAGCTGCCAAATGGACTTCTGCGTGTCCGTTCAGTAACGAGACCAGGCACGAACGCACTGGCAATTGGTAGCAAGCCGTTTGCTGGCAAGGGTGAAGGATTCTGACCGAACGAAGTCGCATGAGCTCCAAAATCATCGCACGAACGATCAGTGAGCTTGCCGATCTGCGATGGATGCTGCCGATGGTCGGACTGTGTCTCTTTGCCGTCCCGGTTCACTCGGAAGATAGCCTTGCGTCACTGTTGAGGATGGCTGAGGAGGATACGCTCGAAGATCCGTTGCTGCTAACGCAGTTCACGGAGTTTGGTGAGAGCCTGGACGCGATTGAATCTCCCGTGACTGAAGTGCTGCAGCAACTGGATTTGGATTCGTCGGAACGTTTGAATCGGCGGTCATTCACGTCGGAGGCGTTTGATCGTTCGCTCGGCGAACAGCAGCAAAACAACTTCACCGCGTTTCCCGATTTCGATCGTGGAATTGTTGTCTTTGGCGAAGAGGCGGCACTGAAGATTGGTGGGTTCGTCAAAGCGGATTTTATATCCGACTTCGATCCCATCGACTCGGTGGATTCATTCGACACCAGTGAGATTCCCGTTGGAGCCGCCGACCGGAAGAATTCTCGGTTCCATGCTCGGTCGTCACGCTTGAGTTTCGACACCCGTTGGAAAGTTCAACGAGAGGTGGTTCGGGCGTTTGTGGAAGCCGATTTCTTTGGTGGTGATGACGGCGGCAATGGATCGTTTCGGTTGCGTCATGCTTACGGGACGATGGGGTACTTCACGGCGGGCCAAACCTGGACCACGTTCACGCATCCGTCGGCCGTTCCTCAGACATTGGATTTCGAAGGAGCCGTTTCAAACGTGAACCGTCGCCAAGGTTTGGTGCGATTGGATTTGCCGCTGGGAGATTCAGGGTGGTCGTGGGCAGTGTCATTGGAAGACCCGCGAATTCAGATTGAGATTCCAAACGGCGTGACGGGAGAAGGACGGACGGAGACGCCCGATGTGATCACTCACTTGAAGTTGGAGCGAGACCGCGGCGATTTTCAGGCCGCGTTTGTCGTTCGCGAATTGGGCTTTCAACCGGTCGGAGATCCCGTTCTCACCGATACCGCCTGGGGTTTCAACTTCACCGGATCAGCCAAACCGTTGAACGACACGCGGGTCTATTCCCAGATCACATTCGGGGAAGGGATCGGTAGCTATCGCGGTTCACCCGATGTTGTGTCCACCGGTCCGAACAGTGCTTCCATCTTACCGATGTTTGGATGGATGATCGGGTGCAAGCATGTTTGGAACGATCGGCTGACGTCCAATTTGACTTACAGCGAGCTGATCCTCGATCCGATTGCTGGCCAGGCTGGCACCAACCTACGGCAGACCAACTACCTCGCAGTGAACTTGATCCACAATCCAGTCGACCGCGTGTTCATCGGGATCGAGTACTTGTGCGGAACACGCGAGAACCAAGACGGCGACCAAGCCGACGCGACTCGGTTGCAAATGTCGTTTGGTTTCTATCTGCCCTGAGGTCTCGTGTCGAAACCGCGAGCCATTGCGAAAGCTGATATGCCAGAAGACTGCTGCTTGCCTGAATCAGTAGCTGACTTTGCGGACGCCGATCATGGAATAACCTGGGTAGTTTGGAAGCACCATTTGCGTCGCGGTCAAACTGTCCCGAGCGGTCACCATGATGCTGGTGGGGCGGCCATAGACGCCACGGTTGGGAGCGATTTGGACTTCCCAGATCGATGTCAGTCCGGTGCGAACGGCGGCCATGTTGAACTTGAGAACTTCCAGCTGTTGCCGCTGTTGTTCTTGAGCCATGCTTTGTTGGTAGTGAGATGCTTCGGAACGCATCATCAAATCTTCGCGAGCCCGAGCATCCTCGTCGGTGTGGTATTTCTGCCAGTTTTCCCAGCCAGCTTGCAGGACCTCAAGATCCTTTTCACTGAACATGAAGAAAGGGACCGCGATTTGATCGCCCGATGGGAGTTCCATCAGCACACCTTCGAGCGGGTAGGACTTGGGTTGTCCTGCGAAGAGCGAAACAAATTTATTGAGGTCGGATTGCTTTTCCAGCGGCGTTTTTTCGAGGACCGAAAGAACGCGAAGGATGAGTTTTTGGTGCAGCGGATCGAAGGTTGAAAAGGCTTTGCCGTTGATGGTCACGGCGCCTAGTTTTCGATCCAGCGTGTATTCCTTCTTGCCATAGGCGAGGATTTTTGCACGGATCTTCAGCCCTTCGCGAGAGGTCCAGGTGTGCATCTCCAGGTCATCGCCGGCTTCCTGCTTGGATCCGCTCTTGCCTTGTTTCTTGACGAAGTTGCGGTCTTCCTCGGATAGGTCCGCGAGTTCGATGGCAGCCAAGCGACCTGAACCACGTCGCTTCAAAATCGCGGTGGTTTCGTTGGATCCAATCAGCTCACCATCCAGCTTGTACGCACCGTCGGCGCTGGTCCAAGTACGAGGTTTGGCGTCTGCGATCGATGCGGTCACGAGGACCGCGGCGAGGAGTAAGAAGTGACGAAGCATGGTGCTATCTCATCGGCGTGGTTGGAAATGATTTCAGTTGTTTTCGTTCGATGCGTCGCCTGGTTGATCCGTCGACGAATCGGCGGAAGCCGCTGTCTGGTCGGAGTCTTCCGGGCTGGGCAATCGAACCAGCAAGTAAGTGTCTTGCGTTTTCGTTCCGAAGTGAACCAAAACGGAAGCTTCATCTTGCGTCAGATTATAAAGACCTGTTTCGGCGACGACGTCTTCGCTCTCACCGATTCGCATAGCGACTCGCTGGGTCTCTTTGTCGACTTGACCTTGGATCGCTTGGGTTTCGTCGGTCTTCTGATTGTAAAGCGTTCCCGAGATGATTCCTTCTTTGTTGACCGCCAATTGAATGACACGGTCGGGGTCGACGTCATCGGCGTCGGTTGTCAAGGCGAATGTTCCCAGGGGCAACCATTCGGATTGCTCAGCACTCTCTTCGTTTTCAGGTGCTTCGACGGTCGCTAGGTCAGCAGCCGATTGCGCGAACTCTTCGGTTGTCGCCACTTCCTCGCCGCCGATGTAAACGCGGTTGTCTTGGTAGGTCACGTTGCCTTCACTGCCGTAGTCGTAATAGACCGGTTGTTCCACGGTCGCAGCAGGGGCACTCGTCGTGAACCAATTGGTGACCATGGGATACGTCGGTGTGCTCCACCAATACGTGTATGGGTAGTACCTGTACGAATAGAAGTAGTGCCAGCCGCAGAATCGGAATGGATGACGTCCCCACCAATTGGGTCCAAAGCCGTGGTAGTGCCAGCCGCGGCGAACTTGATTCCCCCAGCGATGAAAGTGGTCAAAGCGATGCGGCGGGATGGTTGGCCAATTGCTGACATGATTCAATTGGTTTCGCCAGCGGTTGTTGATTTGGTTGACTCGATTGTTGTCGATGTTTGCCCAACCAACTTTGTTGTTGATGATGTTGTTGTTACCGATGTTCACGTCGCCAACGTTGATGTTGGGACGACGGCCCGGTGGTAGTCGATCGTTGGGATTGGGGCGGTGATCCAAGCCGGGACGGTTGCCAGGGCCTGGACCATTTCCAGGTCGATCGGCGAGCGAGGGACGGTCGCCGGGTCGGTTGCCATCGCCTGGTCGGTCGCCGCTGCCAGGACGATCGCCATTGCCCGGTCGGTTTCCTGATCCAGGTCGATCAGAAGTTCCAGGGCGGTTGGGACGCTCCGGACGATCGGACAAGTTTGGGCGGCCACTTTCGCCAGGACGCAGAGGACCATCCAAACCCAAGAAGTTTCCGACGTCGCCAGCCGAAGGGCGTCCACCAGGGAGCTTTCCGAAGTCAGGCATGTCGGGACGGTTTGATCCGCCGGGGCGGTTGGGACGTTCGCCGCCAGGTCGACTGGCACCAGGCCGATCGCCGCCGGGAAGATTGGGGCGACCGTTGTTGGGTCGATCGATTCCAGGTCGATCTGATCCGGGCCTGTTGCCGGGGAGAGTGCTCGGTCGGTCCGGACGATTGGACAGGTTGCCACCGGGACGAGTGTTCCCAGGCTGGTTTGATCCGGGGCGAGAGATATCGGGCCGTGAGGGGCGTGTTCCGGTGCTGGGGA
Coding sequences within:
- a CDS encoding DUF3302 domain-containing protein, yielding MQSAGPALRIISLIFLLVFAALIIAVAVGLAALPGQIAKRRQHPFSDAVNIAGWLGLPTGIVWVLAMVWAHMSPKPNESSGHATTESAQLAAQVQQLESLVDALEQTSSGNQS
- a CDS encoding DcaP family trimeric outer membrane transporter, giving the protein MSSKIIARTISELADLRWMLPMVGLCLFAVPVHSEDSLASLLRMAEEDTLEDPLLLTQFTEFGESLDAIESPVTEVLQQLDLDSSERLNRRSFTSEAFDRSLGEQQQNNFTAFPDFDRGIVVFGEEAALKIGGFVKADFISDFDPIDSVDSFDTSEIPVGAADRKNSRFHARSSRLSFDTRWKVQREVVRAFVEADFFGGDDGGNGSFRLRHAYGTMGYFTAGQTWTTFTHPSAVPQTLDFEGAVSNVNRRQGLVRLDLPLGDSGWSWAVSLEDPRIQIEIPNGVTGEGRTETPDVITHLKLERDRGDFQAAFVVRELGFQPVGDPVLTDTAWGFNFTGSAKPLNDTRVYSQITFGEGIGSYRGSPDVVSTGPNSASILPMFGWMIGCKHVWNDRLTSNLTYSELILDPIAGQAGTNLRQTNYLAVNLIHNPVDRVFIGIEYLCGTRENQDGDQADATRLQMSFGFYLP
- a CDS encoding mu-protocadherin- cell-suface protein gives rise to the protein MNLSINSMQRSNWLAAFVALSISMMLMPSLEAGGFGGRGGGRGGGGGGRSMGGGGARPSMGGARPSMGGGGASFNRGNMSGNFGGGNRMPTSRPQTSMPHVGGNNFSRPNAGSPNFNSRPSPSRPNMGLPNTSRPSIPSTGTRPSRPDISRPGSNQPGNTRPGGNLSNRPDRPSTLPGNRPGSDRPGIDRPNNGRPNLPGGDRPGASRPGGERPNRPGGSNRPDMPDFGKLPGGRPSAGDVGNFLGLDGPLRPGESGRPNLSDRPERPNRPGTSDRPGSGNRPGNGDRPGSGDRPGDGNRPGDRPSLADRPGNGPGPGNRPGLDHRPNPNDRLPPGRRPNINVGDVNIGNNNIINNKVGWANIDNNRVNQINNRWRNQLNHVSNWPTIPPHRFDHFHRWGNQVRRGWHYHGFGPNWWGRHPFRFCGWHYFYSYRYYPYTYWWSTPTYPMVTNWFTTSAPAATVEQPVYYDYGSEGNVTYQDNRVYIGGEEVATTEEFAQSAADLATVEAPENEESAEQSEWLPLGTFALTTDADDVDPDRVIQLAVNKEGIISGTLYNQKTDETQAIQGQVDKETQRVAMRIGESEDVVAETGLYNLTQDEASVLVHFGTKTQDTYLLVRLPSPEDSDQTAASADSSTDQPGDASNENN